ACAGGCCTGTAATCAACATGTTATCGAATGCGAGGGGGTCCACGATGCCCGGAGTCACGAAGGTCCTCTTTCCCACCGATTTCTCGGAGCTCGCCAACCACGCCCTGCCCTACGCGATCCGGATGGCGAAGCTCTTCGACGCCGAGCTCGTGATGCTGCACGCCGTCACCCTCTACGAGCACGATCCCAACGATCCCGAGCACCGCTTTCCCGCGCTCGGGGCCTACTGCGACGAGGTGCGCCGGATGGCCGGCGAGGATCTGCAGGTCTGCATCGAGCAGCTCGGCGACCACGGCATCGCGGTGCGCGAGGAGATCGTCCAGGGGGTGTCGCCGCACGCGTCGATCCTCGAGTTCCTCCGCGACGAGGGCGATGTCGGCCTCGTCGTCATGTCCACGCACGGCCGGAGCGGCCTGCGTCACGTTCTCCTCGGGAGCGTCACGGAGAACGTCATCCGGTACGCCCCGGCCCCGGTCCTCGTCGTCAAGCAGCCCGAGCACGAGTTCCTCGATCCGGCGACCGGGGAGGTGCGCATCGAAAAGATCCTCTTCCCGATCGATTTCTCCGAGGAATCCTACAAGCCCGTTCCCTGGGTGAAGGCGGTGGCCGGGATGACCGGCGCCGAGGTGATCGTCTTCCACGCCGTCGACGTCGAGATCCCGCCCGTCTACTACACCTCGGGCATCACCTCGATCCTCGAGCTCGACCCGCAGCTCAACGAGCGCGTCGAGGGCAAGATGCGCGACGTCCTCGGGGCGAAGTTCGACGAAATCAGGGTCCGCTACGTCGTCGAGGAGGGGCGGGCGATCGACCGGATCCGCGCCTTCGCCGCGGCGGAGAAGGTGGACCTCGTCGCGATGGGGCAGGCCGGCTCGCACGGGATCGGGGACTTCCTGCTCGGCTCCACCGCGGCGCGCGTCATCCAGCGCGCCGTCTGCCCCGTGCTCGTCGTGTAGAAAAGCGATCGACCGCGTCTCAGGCGGGTCCGTCCGCGTCCCCGGGCGGGCCTGTCCGCGTTGCCGGCGCGGGCGGCGCCATCCTGTGGTGAAGCGACACCGCTCCCCACGCCAGCGCGGCGCCGAGGGCCATCCCGAAGAGGACGTCGCTCGGCCAGTGCACCCCCACGTAGACCCGGGACAGGGAGACGAGGACCGCGACGCCGACGAGCCACCACCGGGCGCGCCGGTAGAGCGCGGCGAGGAAGAACATCGTGGCGGTGATGTTGGCGGCGTGGCTCGAGGGGAAGGCGAACGAGGACTTCCACGACCGCGTCACCTCGAGGGGCGTCTCGATCCATCCCGCGTCTCCGCGCCACATCCGGACGCCGCCGAGGATCTCGCAGGGCCTGGCGCGCGCGACGAGGGGCTTGAGGAGGTTGCTCGAGAGCTGGTCGCTCGCCGCGACGAGGAGGATCAGTCCGAGCGCGGCCCAGCGCCCCTTCGCCCCGCCGAAAATGACGAGGGCGGCCCAGACGAGGAGAAAGAGGACGCGCCAGCGGTCGAGGTCCGTCGCGACCGGCATGACGACGTCGAGGACGGGATTGGCGGCGGCGCCGTTGACGAGGCGGAAGAGCGCCTCGTCGGGCCCCGTGGCGGCGACGCCTGCGCCGCGCGCCGCCAGCGCGGCGCCGAGGGCCAGCGC
The window above is part of the Candidatus Krumholzibacteriota bacterium genome. Proteins encoded here:
- a CDS encoding phosphatase PAP2 family protein → PDVQHHLHRRRFLDLLRPDGRILLLMRPRIVAAILLAACAALALGAALAARGAGVAATGPDEALFRLVNGAAANPVLDVVMPVATDLDRWRVLFLLVWAALVIFGGAKGRWAALGLILLVAASDQLSSNLLKPLVARARPCEILGGVRMWRGDAGWIETPLEVTRSWKSSFAFPSSHAANITATMFFLAALYRRARWWLVGVAVLVSLSRVYVGVHWPSDVLFGMALGAALAWGAVSLHHRMAPPAPATRTGPPGDADGPA
- a CDS encoding universal stress protein, encoding MPGVTKVLFPTDFSELANHALPYAIRMAKLFDAELVMLHAVTLYEHDPNDPEHRFPALGAYCDEVRRMAGEDLQVCIEQLGDHGIAVREEIVQGVSPHASILEFLRDEGDVGLVVMSTHGRSGLRHVLLGSVTENVIRYAPAPVLVVKQPEHEFLDPATGEVRIEKILFPIDFSEESYKPVPWVKAVAGMTGAEVIVFHAVDVEIPPVYYTSGITSILELDPQLNERVEGKMRDVLGAKFDEIRVRYVVEEGRAIDRIRAFAAAEKVDLVAMGQAGSHGIGDFLLGSTAARVIQRAVCPVLVV